A part of Perognathus longimembris pacificus isolate PPM17 chromosome 18, ASM2315922v1, whole genome shotgun sequence genomic DNA contains:
- the Znf438 gene encoding zinc finger protein 438 isoform X1: MQNSLSVSPKDQGDVSSSPGEKQLTQQMSDSPGKATCTGESSNSSGTVQSGKNLQSKSQFRTIAPKIVPRVLTSQVLPCAAPPLPDQGSLGAPLASKPLGMPAQNYALMQVAGQEGTFSLVALPNVASAQTIQKPRISLPENLKLPIPRYQPPRNSKGLRKKPSLGSPESGWGKFPAPAQTCPQMCPSPPAHLEFPCQPNTLKQAPSLDPPPGSTSTAPLARSGAYRDSKPPVICSQGDWSPPATPTLATSEEPSAMQSLSKIPGRASFIIKETARNPPAVASEQLEAQVDHTKSMTNLLPTIFSNAVQLVSSVPAGKLPILPYTRIKTEACKSESGVCAADFPLPGHETVCGRRSCTMEDFHKTTKKLSKIPASQESKQSLCENDFCPATKPDLNHKAKMNGGATKKRARKRKVADEILAFQGKRRRCRINKCREGKERAKIDPPESRDQKPGTMRKYRSIMPKPVIVMSAVTSLASPAVLPSQTPGSSQQDTLLSSSLTPKYFSCKQNDSPSPKSSSGLRKGFSGIKKPWHRCHVCNHHFQFKQHLRDHMNTHTNRRPYSCRICRKAYVHPGSLSTHMNLHHSENRLKKLVCCEFCAKVFGHIRVYFGHLKEVHRVVISTEASASDPQSGDAPKTRDRDAGVRGMEGPLERENKSSLEEDILLNQAEEVKLQIKCGRCQITAQSFAEIKFHLLCVHGEEIQGRLQEGILPGSRVAQEALVKHSTPDWKPHTQRRKQVKPHAAEEAAQACPRLKRQLCPYPKDSVETPPDNEGDRPGTSEPPGPDCPNPGTLLLWSDSGFNCLLCAQTLGRKEDLLLHWEHHHNCEDSSRLWAILSAFSSQGRIELSHEAGK; the protein is encoded by the exons GAGATGTTTCCAGTAGTCCTGGGGAGAAACAGCTGACTCAGCAAATGTCGGACTCTCCTGGGAAGGCAACGTGCACAG GTGAATCAAGCAACTCTTCTGGAACAGTACAGAGTGGGAAAAATTTGCAGAGTAAGAGTCAATTTAGGACTATTGCACCAAAAATTGTGCCCAGAGTCCTAACGTCCCAAGTACTCCCATGCGCTGCTCCGCCGCTGCCGGATCAGGGGAGCCTGGGGGCCCCCCTGGCCTCCAAGCCCCTGGGGATGCCTGCCCAGAACTACGCGCTCATGCAGGTGGCTGGCCAGGAGGGGACATTCTCTCTCGTGGCTTTGCCAAATGTTGCCTCGGCCCAGACGATTCAGAAACCCAGGATATCCCTGCCTGAAAACCTGAAACTGCCTATCCCGCGATATCAGCCCCCAAGAAATAGCAAAGGATTGAGAAAGAAACCCAGCCTGGGTTCTCCTGAGAGTGGCTGGGGCAAATTTCCTGCCCCGGCCCAGACATGTCCACAGATGtgtccctccccacccgcccATCTGGAATTTCCATGCCAACCTAACACACTCAAACAAGCCCCATCATTAGACCCACCCCCAGGCAGCACGAGCACAGCTCCGCTGGCCAGGAGTGGTGCCTACAGGGACTCAAAACCTCCAGTGATCTGCAGCCAAGGAGATTGGAGCCCTCCGGCCACCCCAACATTGGCTACGTCAGAGGAGCCCTCTGCCATGCAGAGCCTCTCAAAGATTCCTGGGAGAGCAAGCTTTATCATCAAGGAGACAGCCAGGAACCCTCCTGCTGTTGCCAGTGAACAACTTGAAGCACAAGTTGATCACACAAAATCCATGACCAATTTACTCCCTACCATTTTCAGCAATGCAGTTCAGTTGGTCTCTTCAGTTCCTGCAGGGAAACTACCAATCTTGCCCTATACCAGAATAAAAACAGAGGCTTGCAAAAGTGAATCAGGTGTTTGTGCTGCAGATTTTCCTCTGCCTGGCCATGAGACCGTCTGTGGCAGGAGATCTTGTACCATGGAAGACTTCCataaaaccaccaaaaagctgagcaagataCCTGCTTCACAGGAGTCGAAGCAGAGTCTTTGTGAAAATGACTTTTGTCCAGCCACCAAACCAGATCTCAACCACAAAGCCAAAATGAATGGGGGAGCAAcaaagaaaagagcaaggaagCGAAAGGTAGCAGATGAAATTTTGGCATTTCaggggaaaaggaggagatgtcGTATTAATAAatgtagagaaggaaaagaaagagcaaaaatcgATCCTCCAGAATCTAGAGACCAAAAGCCTGGGACTATGAGAAAGTATCGTAGTATTATGCCCAAGCCTGTCATTGTCATGTCCGCTGTGACCTCTCTGGCTTCTCCAGCAGTGCTGCCGTCCCAAACACCGGGCAGCTCACAACAGGACACTCTGTTGAGTAGCTCTCTCACGCCTAAATACTTCAGCTGTAAGCAGAATGACAGCCCGTCGCCTAAATCCAGCTCTGGACTCCGGAAAGGGTTTTCGGGCATTAAGAAGCCCTGGCACAGATGTCACGTCTGtaaccaccacttccagttcaaGCAGCACCTCCGAGATCACATGAACACGCATACCAATCGGCGGCCCTACAGTTGTCGGATCTGTCGCAAGGCCTATGTCCACCCGGGCAGCCTGAGCACACACATGAACCTCCACCACAGCGAGAACCGCCTGAAGAAGCTCGTGTGCTGCGAGTTCTGTGCCAAAGTGTTTGGGCACATCCGAGTCTATTTCGGCCACCTGAAAGAAGTGCACAGGGTCGTGATCAGCACCGAGGCCTCGGCCAGTGACCCGCAGTCAGGGGATGCGCCAAAGACCCGAGACAGAGACGCGGGCGTGCGAGGAATGGAGGGGCCACTGGAGAG GGAAAACAAGTCAAGCTTGGAAGAAGACATCCTTCTCAACCAGGCAGAAGAAGTCAAACTGCAGATCAAGTGTGGCCGTTGTCAGATCACTGCTCAGTCATTTGCTGAAATCAAGTTTCATCTGCTGTGTGTTCACGGAGAGGAAATTCAAGGCAGGCTGCAAGAGGGGATCTTGCCAGGCAGCCGGGTTGCTCAGGAAGCACTGGTTAAACACTCCACTCCGGACTGGAAACCGCACACCCAGAGAAGAAAGCAGGTGAAGCCGCATGCCGCCGAGGAAGCCGCACAGGCGTGTCCAAGACTGAAAAGGCAGCTCTGCCCCTATCCTAAAGACAGTGTGGAGACACCCCCGGACAACGAAGGGGATCGGCCAGGGACAAGTGAGCCCCCGGGCCCCGACTGCCCCAACCCCGGTACACTTCTCCTCTGGTCTGATTCAGGCTTTAACTGTCTGCTCTGTGCCCAgacactgggaaggaaggaagatctgcTTCTCCACTGGGAACACCACCATAACTGTGAGGATTCCTCCAGACTGTGGGCTATCTTAAGTGCATTCTCTAGCCAGGGAAGGATCGAACTTTCCCATGAAGCTGGAAAATGA
- the Znf438 gene encoding zinc finger protein 438 isoform X2 has protein sequence MQNSLSVSPKDQGESSNSSGTVQSGKNLQSKSQFRTIAPKIVPRVLTSQVLPCAAPPLPDQGSLGAPLASKPLGMPAQNYALMQVAGQEGTFSLVALPNVASAQTIQKPRISLPENLKLPIPRYQPPRNSKGLRKKPSLGSPESGWGKFPAPAQTCPQMCPSPPAHLEFPCQPNTLKQAPSLDPPPGSTSTAPLARSGAYRDSKPPVICSQGDWSPPATPTLATSEEPSAMQSLSKIPGRASFIIKETARNPPAVASEQLEAQVDHTKSMTNLLPTIFSNAVQLVSSVPAGKLPILPYTRIKTEACKSESGVCAADFPLPGHETVCGRRSCTMEDFHKTTKKLSKIPASQESKQSLCENDFCPATKPDLNHKAKMNGGATKKRARKRKVADEILAFQGKRRRCRINKCREGKERAKIDPPESRDQKPGTMRKYRSIMPKPVIVMSAVTSLASPAVLPSQTPGSSQQDTLLSSSLTPKYFSCKQNDSPSPKSSSGLRKGFSGIKKPWHRCHVCNHHFQFKQHLRDHMNTHTNRRPYSCRICRKAYVHPGSLSTHMNLHHSENRLKKLVCCEFCAKVFGHIRVYFGHLKEVHRVVISTEASASDPQSGDAPKTRDRDAGVRGMEGPLERENKSSLEEDILLNQAEEVKLQIKCGRCQITAQSFAEIKFHLLCVHGEEIQGRLQEGILPGSRVAQEALVKHSTPDWKPHTQRRKQVKPHAAEEAAQACPRLKRQLCPYPKDSVETPPDNEGDRPGTSEPPGPDCPNPGTLLLWSDSGFNCLLCAQTLGRKEDLLLHWEHHHNCEDSSRLWAILSAFSSQGRIELSHEAGK, from the exons GTGAATCAAGCAACTCTTCTGGAACAGTACAGAGTGGGAAAAATTTGCAGAGTAAGAGTCAATTTAGGACTATTGCACCAAAAATTGTGCCCAGAGTCCTAACGTCCCAAGTACTCCCATGCGCTGCTCCGCCGCTGCCGGATCAGGGGAGCCTGGGGGCCCCCCTGGCCTCCAAGCCCCTGGGGATGCCTGCCCAGAACTACGCGCTCATGCAGGTGGCTGGCCAGGAGGGGACATTCTCTCTCGTGGCTTTGCCAAATGTTGCCTCGGCCCAGACGATTCAGAAACCCAGGATATCCCTGCCTGAAAACCTGAAACTGCCTATCCCGCGATATCAGCCCCCAAGAAATAGCAAAGGATTGAGAAAGAAACCCAGCCTGGGTTCTCCTGAGAGTGGCTGGGGCAAATTTCCTGCCCCGGCCCAGACATGTCCACAGATGtgtccctccccacccgcccATCTGGAATTTCCATGCCAACCTAACACACTCAAACAAGCCCCATCATTAGACCCACCCCCAGGCAGCACGAGCACAGCTCCGCTGGCCAGGAGTGGTGCCTACAGGGACTCAAAACCTCCAGTGATCTGCAGCCAAGGAGATTGGAGCCCTCCGGCCACCCCAACATTGGCTACGTCAGAGGAGCCCTCTGCCATGCAGAGCCTCTCAAAGATTCCTGGGAGAGCAAGCTTTATCATCAAGGAGACAGCCAGGAACCCTCCTGCTGTTGCCAGTGAACAACTTGAAGCACAAGTTGATCACACAAAATCCATGACCAATTTACTCCCTACCATTTTCAGCAATGCAGTTCAGTTGGTCTCTTCAGTTCCTGCAGGGAAACTACCAATCTTGCCCTATACCAGAATAAAAACAGAGGCTTGCAAAAGTGAATCAGGTGTTTGTGCTGCAGATTTTCCTCTGCCTGGCCATGAGACCGTCTGTGGCAGGAGATCTTGTACCATGGAAGACTTCCataaaaccaccaaaaagctgagcaagataCCTGCTTCACAGGAGTCGAAGCAGAGTCTTTGTGAAAATGACTTTTGTCCAGCCACCAAACCAGATCTCAACCACAAAGCCAAAATGAATGGGGGAGCAAcaaagaaaagagcaaggaagCGAAAGGTAGCAGATGAAATTTTGGCATTTCaggggaaaaggaggagatgtcGTATTAATAAatgtagagaaggaaaagaaagagcaaaaatcgATCCTCCAGAATCTAGAGACCAAAAGCCTGGGACTATGAGAAAGTATCGTAGTATTATGCCCAAGCCTGTCATTGTCATGTCCGCTGTGACCTCTCTGGCTTCTCCAGCAGTGCTGCCGTCCCAAACACCGGGCAGCTCACAACAGGACACTCTGTTGAGTAGCTCTCTCACGCCTAAATACTTCAGCTGTAAGCAGAATGACAGCCCGTCGCCTAAATCCAGCTCTGGACTCCGGAAAGGGTTTTCGGGCATTAAGAAGCCCTGGCACAGATGTCACGTCTGtaaccaccacttccagttcaaGCAGCACCTCCGAGATCACATGAACACGCATACCAATCGGCGGCCCTACAGTTGTCGGATCTGTCGCAAGGCCTATGTCCACCCGGGCAGCCTGAGCACACACATGAACCTCCACCACAGCGAGAACCGCCTGAAGAAGCTCGTGTGCTGCGAGTTCTGTGCCAAAGTGTTTGGGCACATCCGAGTCTATTTCGGCCACCTGAAAGAAGTGCACAGGGTCGTGATCAGCACCGAGGCCTCGGCCAGTGACCCGCAGTCAGGGGATGCGCCAAAGACCCGAGACAGAGACGCGGGCGTGCGAGGAATGGAGGGGCCACTGGAGAG GGAAAACAAGTCAAGCTTGGAAGAAGACATCCTTCTCAACCAGGCAGAAGAAGTCAAACTGCAGATCAAGTGTGGCCGTTGTCAGATCACTGCTCAGTCATTTGCTGAAATCAAGTTTCATCTGCTGTGTGTTCACGGAGAGGAAATTCAAGGCAGGCTGCAAGAGGGGATCTTGCCAGGCAGCCGGGTTGCTCAGGAAGCACTGGTTAAACACTCCACTCCGGACTGGAAACCGCACACCCAGAGAAGAAAGCAGGTGAAGCCGCATGCCGCCGAGGAAGCCGCACAGGCGTGTCCAAGACTGAAAAGGCAGCTCTGCCCCTATCCTAAAGACAGTGTGGAGACACCCCCGGACAACGAAGGGGATCGGCCAGGGACAAGTGAGCCCCCGGGCCCCGACTGCCCCAACCCCGGTACACTTCTCCTCTGGTCTGATTCAGGCTTTAACTGTCTGCTCTGTGCCCAgacactgggaaggaaggaagatctgcTTCTCCACTGGGAACACCACCATAACTGTGAGGATTCCTCCAGACTGTGGGCTATCTTAAGTGCATTCTCTAGCCAGGGAAGGATCGAACTTTCCCATGAAGCTGGAAAATGA
- the Znf438 gene encoding zinc finger protein 438 isoform X3: MSDSPGKATCTGESSNSSGTVQSGKNLQSKSQFRTIAPKIVPRVLTSQVLPCAAPPLPDQGSLGAPLASKPLGMPAQNYALMQVAGQEGTFSLVALPNVASAQTIQKPRISLPENLKLPIPRYQPPRNSKGLRKKPSLGSPESGWGKFPAPAQTCPQMCPSPPAHLEFPCQPNTLKQAPSLDPPPGSTSTAPLARSGAYRDSKPPVICSQGDWSPPATPTLATSEEPSAMQSLSKIPGRASFIIKETARNPPAVASEQLEAQVDHTKSMTNLLPTIFSNAVQLVSSVPAGKLPILPYTRIKTEACKSESGVCAADFPLPGHETVCGRRSCTMEDFHKTTKKLSKIPASQESKQSLCENDFCPATKPDLNHKAKMNGGATKKRARKRKVADEILAFQGKRRRCRINKCREGKERAKIDPPESRDQKPGTMRKYRSIMPKPVIVMSAVTSLASPAVLPSQTPGSSQQDTLLSSSLTPKYFSCKQNDSPSPKSSSGLRKGFSGIKKPWHRCHVCNHHFQFKQHLRDHMNTHTNRRPYSCRICRKAYVHPGSLSTHMNLHHSENRLKKLVCCEFCAKVFGHIRVYFGHLKEVHRVVISTEASASDPQSGDAPKTRDRDAGVRGMEGPLERENKSSLEEDILLNQAEEVKLQIKCGRCQITAQSFAEIKFHLLCVHGEEIQGRLQEGILPGSRVAQEALVKHSTPDWKPHTQRRKQVKPHAAEEAAQACPRLKRQLCPYPKDSVETPPDNEGDRPGTSEPPGPDCPNPGTLLLWSDSGFNCLLCAQTLGRKEDLLLHWEHHHNCEDSSRLWAILSAFSSQGRIELSHEAGK, encoded by the exons ATGTCGGACTCTCCTGGGAAGGCAACGTGCACAG GTGAATCAAGCAACTCTTCTGGAACAGTACAGAGTGGGAAAAATTTGCAGAGTAAGAGTCAATTTAGGACTATTGCACCAAAAATTGTGCCCAGAGTCCTAACGTCCCAAGTACTCCCATGCGCTGCTCCGCCGCTGCCGGATCAGGGGAGCCTGGGGGCCCCCCTGGCCTCCAAGCCCCTGGGGATGCCTGCCCAGAACTACGCGCTCATGCAGGTGGCTGGCCAGGAGGGGACATTCTCTCTCGTGGCTTTGCCAAATGTTGCCTCGGCCCAGACGATTCAGAAACCCAGGATATCCCTGCCTGAAAACCTGAAACTGCCTATCCCGCGATATCAGCCCCCAAGAAATAGCAAAGGATTGAGAAAGAAACCCAGCCTGGGTTCTCCTGAGAGTGGCTGGGGCAAATTTCCTGCCCCGGCCCAGACATGTCCACAGATGtgtccctccccacccgcccATCTGGAATTTCCATGCCAACCTAACACACTCAAACAAGCCCCATCATTAGACCCACCCCCAGGCAGCACGAGCACAGCTCCGCTGGCCAGGAGTGGTGCCTACAGGGACTCAAAACCTCCAGTGATCTGCAGCCAAGGAGATTGGAGCCCTCCGGCCACCCCAACATTGGCTACGTCAGAGGAGCCCTCTGCCATGCAGAGCCTCTCAAAGATTCCTGGGAGAGCAAGCTTTATCATCAAGGAGACAGCCAGGAACCCTCCTGCTGTTGCCAGTGAACAACTTGAAGCACAAGTTGATCACACAAAATCCATGACCAATTTACTCCCTACCATTTTCAGCAATGCAGTTCAGTTGGTCTCTTCAGTTCCTGCAGGGAAACTACCAATCTTGCCCTATACCAGAATAAAAACAGAGGCTTGCAAAAGTGAATCAGGTGTTTGTGCTGCAGATTTTCCTCTGCCTGGCCATGAGACCGTCTGTGGCAGGAGATCTTGTACCATGGAAGACTTCCataaaaccaccaaaaagctgagcaagataCCTGCTTCACAGGAGTCGAAGCAGAGTCTTTGTGAAAATGACTTTTGTCCAGCCACCAAACCAGATCTCAACCACAAAGCCAAAATGAATGGGGGAGCAAcaaagaaaagagcaaggaagCGAAAGGTAGCAGATGAAATTTTGGCATTTCaggggaaaaggaggagatgtcGTATTAATAAatgtagagaaggaaaagaaagagcaaaaatcgATCCTCCAGAATCTAGAGACCAAAAGCCTGGGACTATGAGAAAGTATCGTAGTATTATGCCCAAGCCTGTCATTGTCATGTCCGCTGTGACCTCTCTGGCTTCTCCAGCAGTGCTGCCGTCCCAAACACCGGGCAGCTCACAACAGGACACTCTGTTGAGTAGCTCTCTCACGCCTAAATACTTCAGCTGTAAGCAGAATGACAGCCCGTCGCCTAAATCCAGCTCTGGACTCCGGAAAGGGTTTTCGGGCATTAAGAAGCCCTGGCACAGATGTCACGTCTGtaaccaccacttccagttcaaGCAGCACCTCCGAGATCACATGAACACGCATACCAATCGGCGGCCCTACAGTTGTCGGATCTGTCGCAAGGCCTATGTCCACCCGGGCAGCCTGAGCACACACATGAACCTCCACCACAGCGAGAACCGCCTGAAGAAGCTCGTGTGCTGCGAGTTCTGTGCCAAAGTGTTTGGGCACATCCGAGTCTATTTCGGCCACCTGAAAGAAGTGCACAGGGTCGTGATCAGCACCGAGGCCTCGGCCAGTGACCCGCAGTCAGGGGATGCGCCAAAGACCCGAGACAGAGACGCGGGCGTGCGAGGAATGGAGGGGCCACTGGAGAG GGAAAACAAGTCAAGCTTGGAAGAAGACATCCTTCTCAACCAGGCAGAAGAAGTCAAACTGCAGATCAAGTGTGGCCGTTGTCAGATCACTGCTCAGTCATTTGCTGAAATCAAGTTTCATCTGCTGTGTGTTCACGGAGAGGAAATTCAAGGCAGGCTGCAAGAGGGGATCTTGCCAGGCAGCCGGGTTGCTCAGGAAGCACTGGTTAAACACTCCACTCCGGACTGGAAACCGCACACCCAGAGAAGAAAGCAGGTGAAGCCGCATGCCGCCGAGGAAGCCGCACAGGCGTGTCCAAGACTGAAAAGGCAGCTCTGCCCCTATCCTAAAGACAGTGTGGAGACACCCCCGGACAACGAAGGGGATCGGCCAGGGACAAGTGAGCCCCCGGGCCCCGACTGCCCCAACCCCGGTACACTTCTCCTCTGGTCTGATTCAGGCTTTAACTGTCTGCTCTGTGCCCAgacactgggaaggaaggaagatctgcTTCTCCACTGGGAACACCACCATAACTGTGAGGATTCCTCCAGACTGTGGGCTATCTTAAGTGCATTCTCTAGCCAGGGAAGGATCGAACTTTCCCATGAAGCTGGAAAATGA